In Mastigocladopsis repens PCC 10914, a single window of DNA contains:
- a CDS encoding tetracycline resistance MFS efflux pump: MNIERLARSAAPPKPPRQLHPFILFAAFLSTFYIGLIAPILPALVEQYGGNAFTIGLLFSTYSFAQFLSAPILGAISDHYGRRAVMLVSLCGAILGFSMFAIGGALWLLFVGWIIVGVCECWIGTAFSYVADTTKPSDRTRYFAFLTAAIGSGFIVGPATSGFVSRISPVAPLYVLIGLLAFAAIWGYFSMPESLPPAQRSTVLPLSHLNPLTQSRDILQFPQLRLLLLSFLLFWTIVIVPSANLPSLLADRLNWTPEQMSPLFVTFGIIVVSVQLVVLPLLLRRFQEIRLAIVGGLIAGFGFFLLGLFPITGALQLVYGGIVVYSMGQPLVQTCLSGAMSKSMSADVQGRVQGSIAAVMALAQVIGPLWAGWLYQAVSPSAPYWAATVQVLVAVAVMLIALPELKRLNRKNRAMNDELNQYY; encoded by the coding sequence ATGAATATTGAGCGATTAGCGCGAAGCGCAGCTCCGCCAAAACCGCCTCGTCAGTTGCATCCATTTATTCTCTTTGCTGCATTTCTGAGCACGTTTTATATCGGACTCATTGCTCCAATCTTGCCAGCTTTAGTCGAGCAATATGGTGGAAATGCCTTCACGATCGGGCTGTTGTTTTCTACCTATTCTTTCGCACAATTCTTGAGTGCGCCCATCCTGGGAGCAATCAGCGATCACTATGGGCGACGAGCGGTCATGCTGGTGAGTCTGTGTGGCGCAATCCTCGGCTTTTCGATGTTTGCGATCGGTGGAGCATTGTGGCTATTGTTTGTTGGCTGGATAATCGTGGGCGTGTGTGAGTGTTGGATTGGTACCGCTTTTTCCTATGTGGCAGATACAACCAAACCTAGCGATCGCACTCGCTACTTTGCTTTTCTGACTGCTGCAATTGGTTCAGGGTTTATTGTTGGTCCAGCCACGAGTGGCTTTGTCTCCCGAATTAGCCCTGTTGCGCCGCTCTATGTGTTGATCGGGCTGCTCGCTTTTGCTGCCATCTGGGGCTATTTCTCGATGCCAGAAAGTTTGCCGCCCGCACAACGATCAACAGTACTTCCGCTCAGTCACCTAAATCCACTGACTCAATCGCGTGACATCTTGCAATTTCCGCAACTCCGACTGCTACTGCTGAGTTTTCTGCTGTTCTGGACGATTGTGATTGTGCCTTCGGCTAACTTGCCGAGCTTGCTTGCCGATCGCCTCAATTGGACTCCAGAGCAGATGTCTCCTTTATTTGTCACCTTCGGGATCATTGTTGTCTCAGTTCAGCTTGTCGTCTTACCGCTGCTACTCCGACGTTTCCAAGAAATTCGTCTGGCAATTGTGGGTGGATTGATCGCAGGATTTGGATTCTTTCTGCTCGGTCTGTTTCCAATTACAGGCGCTTTGCAACTGGTTTATGGAGGAATCGTGGTCTATAGCATGGGACAACCGCTCGTGCAGACCTGTCTCAGCGGAGCGATGTCAAAAAGCATGAGCGCGGATGTACAAGGGCGGGTTCAAGGAAGTATTGCTGCGGTCATGGCGCTCGCGCAAGTAATCGGGCCGCTGTGGGCAGGTTGGCTATACCAAGCCGTGAGTCCATCCGCTCCCTATTGGGCGGCTACAGTCCAAGTGCTTGTTGCTGTCGCGGTCATGCTCATCGCACTTCCAGAACTTAAGCGTCTGAATCGGAAAAATCGTGCAATGAATGATGAACTGAATCAATATTACTAA
- a CDS encoding helix-turn-helix domain-containing protein → MISDESLHAHKSLCGTQTSCSWMAGWRSLLLRGYVDPPEVEEIATAETPDHLIVLVTAGSCEIESYDRGQWRSASYRCGHLGMTSPGQAAKLRWKSNEPHHTLHLHLPSATIKTVAEELVARASYSMLPNLLSQTDPVIATTMLALESAVKNGAPDLYAETAAQFLAVHLLTRHDRRQIPRCEQGRDEALRKADIFMREHLPDPVSLSQLADAAGLNSFQLLRAAKAIWGETPLRRLTRLRMERAKHLLDRGYLPIVEIALECGYSNPSHFATAFRRHVGATPMEYRRR, encoded by the coding sequence ATGATTTCAGATGAGAGCCTGCACGCACACAAAAGCCTCTGTGGAACCCAGACCAGTTGTAGCTGGATGGCGGGTTGGCGATCGCTATTGCTGCGGGGTTACGTTGATCCGCCGGAAGTAGAAGAGATCGCGACAGCGGAAACACCAGATCATCTAATTGTTTTAGTCACGGCTGGATCTTGTGAAATCGAAAGCTACGATCGGGGGCAGTGGCGCAGCGCCAGCTATCGCTGTGGTCACTTGGGAATGACTTCCCCCGGTCAAGCTGCCAAACTCAGATGGAAAAGCAATGAACCGCATCACACATTGCACCTGCATCTGCCGTCTGCAACTATTAAAACGGTAGCAGAGGAGCTTGTAGCGAGAGCCTCGTACTCGATGTTGCCGAACTTGTTAAGCCAAACAGACCCAGTGATTGCCACCACAATGCTAGCGCTCGAAAGCGCTGTTAAAAATGGTGCCCCAGATTTGTACGCCGAAACAGCCGCGCAGTTTCTTGCCGTTCATCTCCTAACGCGCCACGATCGCAGGCAGATACCTCGATGTGAACAGGGGCGAGACGAGGCTTTGCGTAAAGCCGATATCTTCATGCGAGAGCATCTTCCAGACCCGGTCTCACTGAGTCAGCTTGCCGATGCCGCAGGACTGAACTCCTTCCAACTTCTGAGAGCTGCGAAGGCTATTTGGGGTGAAACGCCACTCCGCCGATTGACGCGCCTCCGCATGGAGCGAGCCAAGCATCTGCTCGATCGGGGCTACCTACCGATCGTCGAAATCGCGCTCGAATGTGGTTATAGCAATCCCTCGCATTTTGCCACAGCCTTTCGTCGTCACGTTGGTGCCACTCCAATGGAATATCGACGAAGGTAA
- a CDS encoding antibiotic biosynthesis monooxygenase family protein, producing MITISEHTGIVAVNVFRVEPEQQQHVIDFLVENRHTPMKHPGCLSVNIHKGLDGTRVINYAQWRSWEEFETASKDPEFIAARKQAAELGLFDSHFYEVVFTSEAQSLDLLRE from the coding sequence ATGATTACAATTAGCGAACATACTGGAATTGTCGCAGTCAACGTCTTCCGCGTCGAACCGGAACAACAGCAGCATGTAATAGATTTCCTAGTGGAGAATCGACATACGCCTATGAAGCATCCGGGCTGCCTATCGGTCAACATACATAAAGGCTTGGACGGCACGCGGGTAATTAATTATGCCCAGTGGCGTAGCTGGGAAGAATTTGAAACTGCTAGTAAGGATCCAGAGTTTATTGCTGCCAGAAAGCAAGCGGCGGAATTAGGATTGTTTGATTCACACTTTTATGAGGTCGTCTTCACATCTGAGGCACAGTCACTAGACCTCCTGCGTGAATAG
- a CDS encoding glucose 1-dehydrogenase — MKKLEGKVALVTGGTSGIGLATAKRFVAEGAYVFITGRRQTELDTAVEEIGKNVTGVQSDVSKLVDLDRLFTTIKQEQGHLDVVFANAGGGEIVPLGSITEEHFDKTFNVNVKGLLFTVQKVLPLLPEGASIILNASTASIMGNPGFSVYSATKAAVRSFARNWTLDLKDRKIRVNAISPGTVPTPAYDRLGLSDQQLQEFVDSQALTIPLGRVGTPDEIAKAVVFLASDDSSFVNGIELFVDGGMAQI; from the coding sequence ATGAAAAAACTAGAAGGAAAAGTTGCGCTTGTCACTGGTGGCACCAGCGGCATTGGTCTTGCCACTGCTAAACGCTTTGTCGCTGAAGGTGCCTATGTCTTCATCACGGGTCGTCGCCAAACTGAATTAGATACCGCTGTGGAAGAGATTGGTAAAAACGTCACAGGTGTTCAGAGCGATGTGTCCAAACTGGTAGACCTCGATCGTCTGTTCACTACGATTAAGCAAGAGCAAGGACATCTCGATGTGGTCTTTGCCAATGCTGGCGGTGGCGAAATCGTCCCACTTGGATCAATCACTGAGGAACACTTTGATAAAACATTCAACGTCAACGTCAAAGGTCTGCTGTTCACCGTGCAGAAGGTACTGCCTCTGTTGCCAGAGGGCGCTTCCATCATTCTGAACGCCTCGACTGCTTCCATCATGGGCAATCCAGGCTTCAGCGTTTACAGCGCTACCAAAGCCGCCGTGCGATCGTTTGCCCGCAATTGGACACTCGACCTCAAAGATCGCAAAATTCGCGTCAATGCCATCAGCCCTGGCACGGTTCCGACTCCTGCTTACGATCGCTTGGGACTGAGCGATCAGCAGTTGCAGGAATTTGTGGACAGCCAAGCCCTTACCATCCCGCTGGGACGAGTCGGCACACCCGATGAGATTGCCAAAGCCGTTGTCTTTCTCGCTTCAGATGACAGCAGCTTTGTCAACGGTATTGAGCTGTTTGTCGATGGCGGTATGGCACAGATTTGA
- a CDS encoding SDR family oxidoreductase, which yields MTEASRSAIVTGASRGIGAAVAERLAHDGIAVGVNFSGNLEPAQALVDRIIQAGGRAIVIQADVSDPSAVRTLFDRMESEFGGVDILVNNAGIMQLSNIADADDALFDRQIAINLKGVFNGLREAARRLRDGGRIINFSSSVVGLYQPTYAIYAATKAGVEAMTHILAKELRGRNITVNAIAPGPTGTDLFLKGKPQEAIDQLAKMSPLERLGEPEDIANAVAFLASPDAAWINGQVLRANGGII from the coding sequence GTGACAGAAGCAAGTAGGAGTGCAATTGTAACCGGCGCGTCACGTGGGATTGGTGCGGCAGTTGCGGAACGGTTGGCGCATGATGGCATTGCCGTCGGGGTAAATTTCTCTGGCAATCTTGAACCCGCACAAGCGCTAGTTGATCGGATCATCCAAGCAGGCGGACGTGCCATCGTGATTCAAGCCGATGTCAGCGATCCCAGCGCGGTTCGCACCCTGTTCGATCGAATGGAGTCCGAGTTCGGTGGCGTAGATATCCTGGTTAATAATGCTGGCATCATGCAACTGTCTAACATCGCAGATGCAGACGATGCACTGTTCGATCGGCAGATTGCAATCAATTTGAAAGGCGTGTTTAACGGGCTGCGCGAAGCGGCTAGACGGCTGCGCGACGGTGGACGCATCATCAATTTCTCGTCGAGTGTTGTCGGCCTCTATCAACCGACCTATGCTATCTACGCTGCGACTAAAGCGGGTGTCGAGGCGATGACGCACATCTTGGCTAAGGAACTACGCGGTCGCAACATCACTGTTAATGCGATCGCACCTGGACCCACCGGGACTGATTTGTTCTTGAAGGGCAAGCCGCAAGAAGCGATTGATCAGCTAGCAAAGATGTCACCGCTAGAACGGCTGGGCGAGCCTGAAGATATTGCTAATGCCGTTGCGTTTCTCGCGAGTCCTGATGCGGCTTGGATCAACGGTCAAGTCCTTCGCGCCAACGGTGGCATCATTTGA
- a CDS encoding SDR family oxidoreductase, producing the protein MKSVIVITGASSGFGALTARALADAGHTVYASMRGTQGRNAPEVEAVKKYAADHSVDLRSIELDVSSQESADTAIQAIVAETDRLDVVIHNAGHMVFGPAEAFTAEQLAEQYDTNVLSTQRVNRAALPQLRKQKNGLVIWVSSSSTAGGTPPYLAPYFAAKAAMDRLAVVYASELARWGIETSIIVPGAFTSGTNHFANAGSPDDKERAEVYEAGAYAGFSDQVRDGFASIVPPDADVSAVADAIVNVVNAPFGKRPFRVHIDPAQDGAEVVNAVGDRVRAELLRRIGLEDLLRPATQE; encoded by the coding sequence ATGAAGAGCGTCATTGTCATCACCGGAGCCTCCAGCGGCTTTGGTGCTCTAACTGCGCGAGCGCTGGCAGATGCGGGTCATACTGTCTACGCCAGTATGCGTGGAACGCAAGGTCGTAATGCACCCGAAGTTGAAGCGGTAAAAAAGTACGCGGCTGACCATAGTGTAGACCTACGATCGATCGAACTTGATGTGTCGTCGCAGGAATCTGCCGATACAGCTATCCAAGCAATTGTCGCTGAGACCGATCGCTTGGATGTCGTCATTCATAACGCCGGACACATGGTGTTTGGTCCTGCTGAAGCCTTTACAGCAGAACAGCTTGCGGAACAGTATGACACCAATGTGCTAAGTACCCAGCGGGTCAACCGCGCTGCCTTACCGCAGTTGCGAAAGCAGAAAAACGGTCTTGTCATTTGGGTATCGAGCAGTAGCACGGCGGGTGGAACGCCCCCATATCTAGCACCCTACTTTGCTGCGAAAGCTGCGATGGATCGGTTAGCTGTCGTTTATGCCAGTGAACTGGCTCGCTGGGGCATTGAGACCTCGATCATCGTTCCAGGTGCCTTCACGAGTGGCACAAATCACTTCGCCAATGCGGGATCGCCCGACGATAAGGAACGGGCAGAGGTCTATGAAGCAGGAGCTTATGCGGGTTTTTCAGATCAGGTTCGCGATGGTTTTGCCTCAATCGTGCCGCCTGATGCCGATGTCTCTGCGGTGGCTGACGCGATCGTCAATGTGGTGAATGCTCCCTTTGGCAAACGACCGTTCCGAGTGCATATCGATCCGGCGCAGGACGGGGCAGAAGTGGTCAATGCAGTGGGGGATCGGGTTCGTGCCGAGCTTCTACGTCGAATCGGACTAGAAGACCTTTTGCGCCCAGCCACCCAGGAATAG
- a CDS encoding SDR family oxidoreductase, whose protein sequence is MQILENKVALVTGGTSGIGKATALAFGRAGAKVVFSGRREQEGEDTANLIRQSGAECLFVRSDVSSEAEVKALIEKTVEQYGRLDCAFNNAGIDPPQKPLHEQSVEDFDKLMGINVRGVFLCMKSEIQQMLAQGGGVIVNNSSMGGVIAFPGIGPYIASKHAVMGLTRSAALDYAKQNIRINAVNPGLIATGMMDRLTNGNPDQMASIVPMGRLGQPEEIAATIVFLCSDAASYITCQPLVVDGGYTAT, encoded by the coding sequence ATGCAGATACTTGAAAATAAAGTTGCGTTAGTCACGGGCGGAACATCAGGAATTGGCAAAGCGACTGCTCTAGCCTTCGGACGGGCAGGCGCAAAAGTTGTGTTTTCGGGCAGACGTGAGCAAGAAGGAGAAGATACGGCAAATTTGATTCGTCAATCGGGTGCGGAATGCTTGTTTGTGCGTTCAGATGTATCGAGTGAAGCAGAAGTCAAAGCACTCATTGAGAAGACCGTTGAACAGTACGGTCGGTTAGATTGTGCGTTCAACAACGCTGGAATTGATCCACCCCAAAAGCCGCTCCATGAGCAGTCAGTTGAAGACTTCGACAAACTCATGGGAATTAATGTCCGGGGAGTATTCTTGTGCATGAAGTCCGAAATTCAACAAATGCTCGCCCAGGGAGGGGGAGTGATTGTCAACAATTCTTCAATGGGCGGAGTGATTGCGTTCCCTGGAATCGGTCCCTACATCGCCAGCAAACATGCAGTGATGGGATTGACTCGTTCTGCTGCGCTAGACTATGCCAAGCAAAACATTCGGATTAATGCAGTGAATCCCGGACTGATTGCTACAGGTATGATGGATCGTCTTACAAATGGGAATCCAGATCAGATGGCATCGATCGTCCCAATGGGGCGATTGGGTCAGCCCGAAGAAATCGCTGCAACCATTGTATTTCTGTGTTCTGATGCTGCTAGCTACATCACATGTCAGCCTTTAGTGGTTGATGGCGGATACACAGCAACTTGA
- a CDS encoding reverse transcriptase N-terminal domain-containing protein: protein MYTSKTSFKTTVEWNTIPWQKLERKVFKLQKRIYKASQRGDVKAVRKLQKTLLHSWSAKCLAVRRVTQDNRGKKTAGIDGLKNLSPKARLILVQSLKLGQKAAPTRRVWIPKPGSEGEKRPLSIPTLYDRTLQSLVKLALEREWEARFEPNSFGFRPGRNAHDAIKAIFNSIKFKPKYVLDTDIAKCVRRDS, encoded by the coding sequence ATGTACACATCTAAAACGAGTTTCAAGACTACGGTGGAATGGAATACTATCCCCTGGCAAAAGCTAGAAAGGAAAGTATTTAAGTTGCAAAAACGCATCTACAAAGCCTCGCAACGTGGTGATGTCAAGGCAGTTCGTAAACTCCAAAAAACGTTGTTGCACTCCTGGTCAGCGAAGTGTTTAGCGGTTCGTAGGGTAACACAGGACAACCGAGGTAAGAAAACGGCTGGAATAGATGGGTTGAAAAACTTGTCCCCAAAAGCACGTCTTATCTTAGTACAATCCCTGAAGCTAGGTCAGAAAGCCGCTCCCACCCGAAGGGTGTGGATACCAAAACCCGGCTCAGAGGGAGAAAAAAGACCCCTTTCTATACCCACTCTGTACGACCGCACCTTGCAATCGCTAGTAAAACTAGCCTTGGAACGAGAATGGGAAGCTCGCTTCGAGCCAAACTCGTTCGGCTTTCGACCAGGAAGAAATGCCCATGATGCGATTAAGGCAATTTTCAACTCTATTAAGTTCAAACCTAAATATGTGTTGGATACCGATATTGCGAAATGTGTGCGCCGCGACAGTTAA
- a CDS encoding reverse transcriptase domain-containing protein — protein MRNAETVLSVIRDRGYRDLPLDDVYRQLFNPKLYLLAYSRIYKNDGAMTPGVTTDTADGMSIKKIENLIENIRYERFRWTPVRRINVPKKNGKTRPLGIPTWNDKLVQEVIRLILEAYYEPQFSNSSHGFRPNRGCHTALTIIDRTWQGTKWFIEGDIRGCFDNIDHKILMSILREKILDNRFLRLIENLLKAGYCEQWKYYSTVSGTPQGSIISPILANIYLDKFDKFIEETLIPEYTRGKCRTENPEYSKLVKLAWYYRKNGQFEKARQLEIQYQKMPSKDVRDPGYRRLNYVRYADDFLLGFIGSFQEAKEIKEKLKTFLAENLQLELSPEKTLITNARNEAAKFLGYEILVQYSDTKHTNGKRSINGIIALRTPASFIEEKCALYMRNGKPIHRPELINDDDFTIVNIYQSEFRGYVQFYSLAQNIAWLRKLQWVMSSSLMKTLACKHKTSVAKLCAKYYKTVKLPQGLRKCVEITVPVEGKKPLVARFGGIQLKRNLKATIQDLPTKRKPAFRNELIKRLLADECEICGAKGNIEVHHIRALKDLKTKGRKEKPQWMQVMSARRRKTLMVCPQCHDAIHAGKPRYKRVS, from the coding sequence ATGCGAAACGCCGAAACGGTTTTAAGTGTAATCCGAGACAGAGGTTATCGTGACTTACCCCTGGATGATGTCTACAGGCAACTTTTCAATCCCAAGCTGTACCTACTGGCGTACAGTCGCATCTACAAAAATGATGGGGCAATGACACCAGGAGTCACAACTGACACTGCTGATGGGATGTCCATTAAAAAGATTGAAAACCTCATAGAAAATATTCGCTATGAACGTTTTCGGTGGACACCAGTGCGGCGAATTAATGTTCCCAAGAAAAATGGGAAAACTCGACCCCTAGGAATTCCCACTTGGAACGATAAATTGGTTCAGGAAGTAATACGTTTGATATTAGAAGCGTACTACGAACCCCAATTTTCTAACAGCAGTCATGGTTTTAGACCCAATCGTGGATGTCATACGGCACTAACAATAATAGACCGTACTTGGCAAGGAACCAAATGGTTTATCGAAGGAGATATTCGTGGATGTTTTGACAACATAGACCATAAAATCTTAATGTCAATTTTACGCGAGAAAATCCTAGATAATCGCTTCTTGAGATTGATTGAAAACTTGCTAAAAGCAGGTTACTGTGAGCAATGGAAATATTACTCTACCGTTAGCGGAACGCCGCAAGGCTCGATAATATCACCCATACTCGCAAATATATATCTTGACAAATTCGATAAATTTATCGAAGAGACACTCATTCCAGAATATACGCGTGGTAAATGTCGGACAGAAAATCCGGAGTATTCAAAACTCGTAAAACTCGCCTGGTACTACAGGAAAAATGGACAATTTGAAAAAGCGCGTCAACTGGAAATACAATACCAGAAAATGCCTTCTAAAGATGTCCGTGACCCTGGATACAGGAGGTTAAACTACGTCCGCTATGCAGATGATTTTCTGCTTGGTTTTATTGGCTCGTTTCAAGAGGCAAAGGAAATCAAGGAAAAATTAAAGACATTTTTGGCTGAAAATCTTCAGTTGGAACTGTCACCAGAAAAGACCTTAATTACTAATGCCAGAAATGAAGCAGCAAAGTTTTTAGGTTACGAAATTTTAGTTCAATATTCCGACACTAAGCATACCAATGGTAAACGCTCAATCAATGGAATTATTGCACTAAGAACTCCAGCAAGCTTTATAGAAGAAAAGTGCGCTCTATACATGAGGAATGGTAAACCCATTCATCGCCCTGAATTAATAAATGATGACGATTTTACTATTGTCAACATTTACCAGTCAGAATTTAGAGGATACGTACAATTCTATAGCCTTGCTCAAAACATTGCATGGCTGAGAAAACTTCAATGGGTTATGTCGAGTTCACTGATGAAAACCCTTGCCTGTAAACACAAAACTAGCGTGGCTAAACTCTGCGCCAAGTACTATAAGACGGTAAAACTTCCACAAGGTCTAAGAAAGTGCGTTGAAATAACCGTCCCAGTAGAAGGTAAGAAACCTTTGGTGGCTCGCTTCGGCGGCATACAATTAAAACGCAACCTAAAAGCAACCATACAAGACCTGCCGACAAAGAGAAAGCCCGCGTTCAGAAATGAACTAATCAAACGGCTTCTTGCGGATGAATGCGAGATTTGTGGAGCAAAAGGTAACATTGAAGTTCACCATATTCGCGCCCTTAAAGACCTTAAAACCAAGGGCAGGAAGGAAAAACCGCAATGGATGCAAGTTATGTCCGCACGTAGAAGGAAAACTCTCATGGTCTGCCCGCAATGCCATGATGCAATACACGCCGGTAAACCAAGATATAAACGAGTCTCGTGA
- a CDS encoding group II intron maturase-specific domain-containing protein: MRRQIRAWLKAGVIDFSEYAFREKSDNKTSMGVPQGGTISPLLANIALHGMENRIKQIALTLPECKRDNRSAISLIRFADDFIILHKNLSVVQRCQQIMAEWLNELGLELKPSKTRISHTLNMYEGNVGFDFLGFTVRQFPVGKYHSGKSSNGKLLGYKTLITPSKTKLKTHTQKIGKLIDGHKSVPQSDLIAHLNPVIRGWTNYYSGVVSKRIFNQADTTLFSQLKAWAEHRHPNKSSRVELSKILANRRV; this comes from the coding sequence ATCCGCCGACAAATTCGAGCATGGTTGAAAGCGGGAGTGATTGATTTCTCTGAATATGCTTTTAGAGAGAAATCTGACAACAAAACATCAATGGGAGTGCCACAAGGTGGGACGATTTCGCCATTATTAGCGAATATAGCCCTCCACGGCATGGAAAATAGAATTAAACAAATTGCTCTAACTTTACCCGAATGTAAAAGGGATAACCGTAGCGCAATAAGCTTAATTCGATTTGCAGATGATTTTATCATTCTGCATAAAAACCTTTCCGTCGTCCAAAGATGTCAGCAGATTATGGCGGAGTGGTTAAACGAATTGGGGCTGGAATTGAAACCAAGCAAAACCCGAATATCCCATACACTTAATATGTATGAAGGTAACGTTGGTTTTGACTTTTTGGGTTTCACTGTTCGACAATTTCCTGTAGGAAAATATCACAGTGGTAAAAGCTCAAACGGAAAATTACTTGGTTACAAAACTCTTATTACCCCAAGCAAAACAAAGCTAAAGACACACACGCAGAAGATAGGTAAATTGATTGATGGGCATAAGTCAGTTCCACAATCTGATTTAATAGCTCATCTGAATCCCGTCATCCGTGGATGGACGAACTACTACTCAGGTGTCGTTAGCAAACGCATATTTAATCAGGCTGATACAACATTATTCAGCCAGCTAAAAGCATGGGCAGAACATCGTCACCCCAATAAATCTTCAAGGGTGGAGTTGTCAAAAATATTGGCAAACCGTAGGGTCTAA
- a CDS encoding HNH endonuclease: protein MRHIQLQGSRSPFDGDWVYWSSRMGKHPEAPTRVATLLKMQKGKCAHCGLFFHDEDLMEIDHKVPRSKGGKDKYDNLQLLHGHCHDTKTAADKAVVTVQEIDEDYLNRNPF from the coding sequence GTGAGACACATACAACTGCAAGGAAGCCGTAGCCCGTTTGACGGTGATTGGGTGTACTGGAGTTCCAGGATGGGCAAACATCCTGAAGCGCCAACAAGGGTGGCAACACTCTTGAAGATGCAGAAAGGCAAGTGTGCTCATTGTGGGTTATTCTTCCACGATGAAGATTTGATGGAAATCGACCATAAAGTCCCTCGCTCAAAAGGCGGTAAGGATAAGTATGACAACCTTCAATTACTTCACGGACATTGTCACGATACTAAAACGGCAGCAGATAAAGCTGTCGTCACAGTTCAAGAGATAGATGAGGATTATCTCAACCGTAATCCCTTTTAA
- a CDS encoding SDR family NAD(P)-dependent oxidoreductase, whose protein sequence is MKITENTILITGGGSGIGRGLAESFHKKGSQVIISSRRQQALDEVTSANLGMKSLLLDINDRDSIRSFSQQVAQDYPGLNVLINNAGISKLEDLKSPPDYLEDAEAIVTTNLLGPIRLTAALLPLLQNQPHSAILTVSSGLAFVPNAATPTYSATKAAIHTRYRYVTSSKAPQPR, encoded by the coding sequence ATGAAAATTACAGAAAACACAATTCTGATCACTGGCGGCGGATCGGGGATTGGTCGCGGACTCGCTGAGTCCTTTCACAAAAAAGGTAGTCAGGTCATCATCTCTAGTCGGCGACAACAGGCGTTAGATGAGGTGACATCTGCTAATCTCGGCATGAAATCCCTGCTCCTGGATATCAATGACCGAGACAGCATTCGTTCGTTTAGTCAGCAAGTTGCTCAAGACTACCCAGGGCTGAATGTTTTGATCAATAATGCTGGGATCTCGAAACTAGAAGACCTCAAATCGCCGCCAGATTATCTAGAGGATGCCGAGGCAATCGTGACCACCAACCTCCTCGGCCCCATTCGCCTAACAGCAGCACTCCTGCCGCTGCTGCAAAATCAGCCACACTCAGCCATTCTAACGGTTTCGTCCGGGCTGGCTTTTGTCCCGAACGCAGCGACCCCAACCTACAGCGCGACTAAGGCAGCGATTCATACTCGGTATCGCTACGTTACCAGCTCAAAGGCACCACAACCGAGGTGA
- a CDS encoding helix-turn-helix domain-containing protein — translation MSDAIKTYNSMSELYASFGGKLEQDVDFTIHRNEELSPNFPIKSPLFRTSYYSVLILRKGRGRYLIDDQSYVTRENTIYFTNPGHVKGFEVDETLQGYIITFSESFLKQYVHENIFDEFPFLIAEVAPPSYPDHEIFQIFDDLGGLLLHEYQSDSAYKYKVIGCLTVVLLLKIKERFWKAYDPLTEALTSSDITLTFKRNLEAHFRDLLAGKCDRLLQVQDYAQAQYLHPNYFSTVIKYKTGKSVNSWIAEKTIAEAKAMLARSSESVQEIATRLGFKDAGHFSRFFKKHTELSPLSFRRSLSS, via the coding sequence ATGAGTGACGCGATTAAAACCTACAATTCGATGTCTGAACTTTATGCTTCCTTTGGCGGCAAGCTAGAGCAAGACGTTGATTTTACGATTCATCGGAATGAGGAGCTTTCTCCAAACTTTCCAATCAAGTCTCCACTGTTTCGGACAAGCTACTACTCAGTTCTAATCCTGCGCAAAGGGCGAGGTCGCTACCTCATTGACGACCAATCCTATGTGACTCGAGAAAACACCATTTATTTTACGAATCCGGGTCATGTGAAGGGATTCGAGGTTGATGAAACATTACAGGGATATATCATCACCTTCTCAGAATCCTTCCTGAAGCAATATGTTCATGAGAATATTTTTGATGAATTTCCATTTCTGATCGCTGAAGTTGCGCCACCGAGCTATCCCGATCACGAAATTTTCCAAATCTTTGATGACTTAGGCGGTCTGTTGTTGCATGAATATCAGTCGGATTCTGCTTATAAGTATAAAGTGATTGGATGTTTAACGGTGGTGTTGCTACTCAAAATTAAAGAGCGGTTTTGGAAGGCGTACGATCCACTGACTGAAGCTTTAACCAGCTCTGATATCACACTGACGTTCAAACGCAATCTTGAAGCGCACTTTCGCGATCTACTCGCTGGCAAGTGCGATCGCCTTCTCCAAGTGCAGGATTATGCTCAAGCACAGTATTTACATCCCAACTATTTCAGCACCGTAATCAAATACAAAACAGGTAAATCAGTCAATAGTTGGATTGCAGAGAAGACAATCGCGGAGGCAAAGGCAATGTTGGCGCGATCGTCGGAATCAGTACAGGAAATTGCTACTCGCTTGGGATTTAAGGACGCAGGACACTTCTCCCGTTTCTTCAAAAAACACACTGAACTGTCGCCTTTGAGCTTTCGGCGAAGCTTATCAAGCTAA